tattaataataataatattaatattaaaatggaacaaaaagatacaaaaagtaAGATCTTGTTCCCACCATAGCAATACGATTACTAAATGCACATGTATTGCCATTTGTGTTGGAAGCGTACTGCTTGACAACACATGGCTATGCTTTTCTAGAATGTGTTTGGGATTGTTGTTACCAATGAGCATAACACATACACTGAGCCTTACCTGCATTTTGCTAGCGCAACACTCTAGTATCAAAAAAGCCCTTACTTTGATTTTTGCCTTTTGCATTATGATTTAAccaaaacataataattattgcTCTGTGCATGTGAACATGGAAAAAAATTTAGCTTAAACATTCAGCCTAACAGGACATGTTTTTAGAGGCCATATACCTATGTTCGGGTACATATCCAAACACACTCCTTGAGGATGGATGCTTAATTTATTTGCACTACTCCAGGCTTAGACAAGtgaatgcccctgattcatcaataaaatccgcgttcgctggaagcgcgaaagtacgcgcggccatcgatcgcggtttaccgcggtccggactcgagtgtgcgcgtactgaatagcgcgatggcgtacgatttcggatcgcgaatacgaatgcgcgaccgataatccgattctgcttgatgaatcaggggcaatgtctcagcAGAATCTATGTTTgatataaactgcaataaaatgcacataaatgaatgaatacaaaCTCTGTCAAGTTCACTGCAAGCTGTCATGGTCAGGAAAAGTCTGATTGTAAAACTCAAAAAAGCTGTCAATCGAAGATATCAAAAGAACCATTGGTCACGTACCAGGAATGTAAAAACCTAAGGGGCCAATTCATACCACTGGActgcaatattataaaataatgaccatatacttatatataaaataaagagtaTTTTGGAAGATCTGATCCCATTTtatgatttgtaattttttttgtcatttaactGACACAGTCATTCATTCTAACAATTTGAAAAGCCCTGGGGCAGTCCTTCTACAGCATAGCAAAAGGAAAAAACCCAGGGTAAAATTTCCATCACAAATATTGGTCTCCACCTAACGCCCAAGCTTTTGCTTTCTATCACACACAACTCATTATCCAGTTTTCATGTCAATATCTGCACCATAGTATATACAGCTAACTTCCTATCTATGTCTACACTGCAGAACCAACATGTCACCTTTAGGAAGCCAGGACACAGATCTAAATTTTACAAACCGTAGctcactttttattattcataccaCTAAAGAGATCAGGCACTTTTATACATTTGTAGTATACCTGCATTCTAGAATTCACTTAGCAGTATCAATGCAGCACACACTGCTTAATTCTCACTACTGATGCCACTGGAGAGAGATGTCCTCCAATATTCATGCTACCAGGGAGACGTGTCCACCAACACATAGAGCTGGCTTGCCAGTATGTACAATCAGTCCTTAGTGACTAGTCTACAAGGACGTGTGTTAACGCACCTTTCTTGCCATTTAATAGCCTAATCCACAGTCTTGTGAGGAATGGCATCCCAAGGTTTTGATTGTATAGCTTTCTCACACAACAGTGTCCCTCCATGTTTCTGatctagtgtatgtacattaTGTGTTCCAAGACCACTTTTTAATATATGAGCACTGAAGTGTTTAGTGTTTGATTTTTAACAATTAAAGGATCTTTACCTTGCCATAAGCGTTAGCTGGGTTATAGGGAATCGGCTGGCAACATGATAAGTGCAGCCACTTGCCCCTGTGTGACCTAGGTCTTATTAAAACAGCGTAATCCAATAATTACTGCGATACAGTGGTTCATTTTTGAAATGACTTCCCAAATTTGTATGAGTTACATCAACAAGTTGATGTCCCCTAGGCAGCTCCAGGGTTCAAGGCAATACCACAGTAAACCTCTCTTTCTCAGTACCAAGTACCTGGATACCCACCAGAGCAATAGAGTGAAAGGGAGTTTGACAATTGCTTAGCTGCCAACACGGGATTATTACAGCATGTTGGATGAGAAAGTGACACTTTTTTCTGTTAATTCTAGCGTTTTCTAATagtatagaatatattttaagaaaaaaaaaaggtcttaccTAGTATCAGCCAATCAAAAGTCAGAAGGTCATCCTTTTACAAACATTAGGATTCCTTTGTTCAAGAAACCTATAAAAGAAGTAACAAGTTTAAATCCAGTCAGTTGTGAAGATACATACCAAAAACTGCCTCCCCCTCCCTCCTTCGTCATAGCTAAAATTAAAGGGTTGACAGTCTCTTCTTAGATTAAAGAAGAGGGTTGTGTTTGGAGGTTAAACTTTGTTTAAGAAGCTTGTCCAGGTGTTAAGTTCCTGaatgtgtacaattttagttagtttggtgtaaaatattttaagactGAAGGTAtggtttatattataaaacaataatgtttaaCAACCAATATTAAAGGCAGTTGCAATGAAATTCCATCACTTTTGTGCTTGTCTAATATTTGGTATTGTTCATTATTAAGTGTTCAAAAATTGTGACTATAATCCTATGACATGAAAACATCACATTGAAGCAGTGTTTTATTAGCTCCAGTGTGACTGCACCAGGGACTGCACTATGTTGGATTGTATAGGGGGAGATGCAAGAAAAACAGGAGAAAGTAGGATAGCCGGGCATCTGCCAGGGCTCTTTACTAGGCTGTACAGAAGCAAGCGTAGGTAAAGCTGGTGAGGACTGGGTAGCTAGACACCTTGGAGGGCTCTGTGCTGGACTGTAAAGAAGGAGGAATAGATGAAAGCAGAATAGTCAGGTGCAAGGGAGGGTTTTGTGCTAGGCTGAACAGAAATGCTGAACTAATGTGCACAATATGGTGCTATTCATTTTTAGTGGCACCTCAACACACTAAGGATGCACCTGCATTGTAGTGtgctgcatcagaaaaaaatgctgcatgtctgtTGCAGTGCATTTGCATTAGTCTGTCTTAATGTGTATTAACACATGGTAAAAGACTGTAATTAAATGGGATCCAAAGATCCACTCACACCTATGTGTTGTGATAACCAATGTCACCACACCATACATTCATTAATATGTTATGGTGTCTTTCAtatgcaatgcaaagaaaatgcaCATGAGTTGCAGAAAGCTGCAATGCCCAGTGAGACAATACTGTGCAATGTGCTGCCCTGTATTGCTATAAATTGTATATGCCACTGTTTTGTGTTGGCAGCCCTAACATACTTAAAGGGTCCAGCTTGGCGCCAATTGGTCTTTATTGTTTTGCAAGTCTCCTTAAAAAACACAGGTGGGACACAGATAACGTGTGACTAAGTATTTGTATTCACTAATTTTGGCATGCTTCAAACACCTAAATAGACAATTTCCGTGAATGCTTCAGCTTTGTTTTAGTTCCATTTAAAAGTAACATACttgggggcgtggcctggcgatCTCCGGAGATGGCCGCATGTTAGCCTGGCTCTGACGGCACCGGCGGCTATACGACGCATACAGGGCATACTTTACCTGACAGCATGGGAAAATCAAAGCAGGGCAAGGGGGTGAAGCTCCCCCTTACACCCGCTCagcattcttcctcctcccaGCCCTCGATTAGGGCTTTTGCGAGCGACTCCTCAACGGCTCCCAGGGATCCTAAGATGGCGCCGGCTCCTGCTTCACCACAGTCCACGTGGAGCGCGGGGAGCGGGGACACGCGGCACCGGGAATCTGCTGCAGCCACCCGTTCCCCTGTGTTCTCTGATCCCTGCTCTTCTACACAGACATCCAAGAGCAGAGGAGGGGATCCACCGGAGGCTACATTACAAGCAGGGGTGAGTTTTTCTCCCTCTGTAGAGGGTTCCCCCCCACCTGTTGTGTATGCTGtttgttatgtttgttgtttgtttcagCTGTGTTTGCTGTTTATTTCAGCAATGCCGGATGGGATTTTGCTCTGAACTTTGGCCTTGATGTTACTTGACAATAACATTACTACATATACTTTGATTGTTGGGTATTTTGCTACATCTGAGGTTCATTGATATTATGCATACTGATCCTGTTCCTGTATTGCTGTACTCCTTGTTCatgtaaaaatttcaataaaacttcaatttcaaaaaaaaaaaaagtaacataatttCCTGCCTTTGTCAAAGCTGGGCTGCTCAATGTTGCCTTGTGATTTGATGCATGCTGAATTTTCTTTGCTGCACAGCCTAAAGCTTGCTCAAATCCAATGCAAATTATGTGTGATGAACACAGCTGTCCATTGCTTAGAACCAAGAAAAAACAGAACCTGCAAAAACTGCTAAAGGTGATAGCAATGTGCATGTTAATGTAGCAAACTGTCTTGTTGCTATTTCAGCAAAGGTCTATTTCAGGTAGGTGGTGAAGTTGCAAAAGCGTTAATGTTTCTTCACATCCATGAACAACAGTTGGTACTTATGCTTGAACCAGCAGGCACCATTGAATGGCTCACTAACATTTCCATTCATTCCCTatgaagatgctacatgtagcgtcacACCCATTACCTCCCATAGGGTATCGATGGACCAGTAGGGACCAGTCGTGATCTATACAGTACCACCCACTGTTCAAATGATGGTTCACAATGAACCAGTGCTAGGATGGCTGAGTGGctagcaaggtgccaaccactggGAGCTGTCTGAAAACAACTGTTCCCAACGCTTGAACAAGCGCTTATTGTTCCTGCTCCCTATAAAAGCTCACAAGGTGGActaacacaagtaaaaaaaaaatgtgtaaacagaAATATGAAGAATGTTGTTGCAGGACATTCCTGGCTCTCATGGTGATCCATTTGGCAATAATACATGCTGAGTTACTGACCTGCAGCAATTATGCAAAATAAGCATTTGGTTACCATTTGACCTCCTGCATGCTTGTCTCAGGACTCTGAATTTATGAACTGtccatgaaaatgaaagaaatgctTTCCTCATCCCtaatatatcaaatacatttgCTCCAATTACTATGGGTATGTAAGAGACATAACCTTACAGGAATGTAATCTGGATGGCTTTTTAAAGAGCTAGCTTTTTTGTAAGGCAGTGGTGGGAAAGGATTCAGTCCTGGGGCCTAAGGTGTTTTTTTCCTCACATCGTTTTTAAGTGATTTACATTTCATATATTCCATTTTATTACAAAGTAGGCTGTGGGGTCTATTCACACCTTGGTATCCTGTTGTGTTACATTAGGGCAgcatattcaaataaataggtACCCCACAAAATCGGATATGCATATGCATGAAGAGAAACAATACAGAAAGTTTTGTCACTACATGTTTCAACCTGTTAACAAGCATTACCACCACAGAATGCATGTGCAAATAAAACCACCCTAATCTAAAGGTGACTGTTCCCCTTTAAGCCTCTCTTGTAAATCACTAATTACTTCCAGCAGGGCCTCTGCCTCCTGACTACATATAATCCTGCACACCAGCCCCTGTTAGTGTGTCTGTGTCTTTGGGTAGTCATCATGTTCCTGTGCAGGGTGGTtgttgctgctggaggagctgcagcTGCTGTTGTTGCCGCTGCACTTGTGGGGCAAAATGGGGAGGATTCGAGTGTAGCTACTGTGCATTGGCCACCCTCCTTCACCAGGCGATGGAACTCTAACTGGGACCAGTGAGTCCTTCATAGGAGGCGGTGGCTTGTCCATCATACTATTGGGATTGTGTGCAAATCTGTATTTCTGATGTGTAGATATTTTGTCTCAAAACAATGCAAGTTTCCACAGTAATGGTGGACCATTTTAAAGGCATCTGTGCCATAGATTTAcaccctgacttttttttttttccccccaatggTGAGGAAATTTTATCTTGAACAAACCAGTTGGATGGCTCACTTGCTAATCTTGCAGTAGTTAGGTGGGATATTTTGGTGATCAGATTTAACTTGTAGAAGCAACACATCACCAATTGCTGTGAGCTGATCTTTAcacctaaaataacaaaatctttagtctataaatcatatatatatatataatttatttatttattttttttttttaaagacgtGAGCCTATTTCTCTAATAAATCTGAATGACTTAAAGAACTCCAAAGAGGAAGACTTGAAAAGGCTactacaaaaatacaaagcaaaagctGGTCGTCATATCTTCCTTGTTCGCCATGGACAGTACAATGTGGAAGGTGATGCTGACTCCGAAAGAGTCCTAACATCGCTTGGTATGTTTGGTTTGGATCTGTGTTATGAAGCCTATATATTCTGTTCATGTGTGAAGGTGGTATAAACCTTGCTTTATATCTAGACATGTTCCAACCCCATTGGAATGACAGATATTCCACATTTACAATTTGGTTTGGGTGTAAGGGAGGTTTGGTTTTCTGCTGAGTGCATGTGTAAAGACAGAAGGTTGTATTTGGTTTCCATACTCTGCCTTGCAGAAAGGAGGTTAGGAGTCAGACCAGCTCTTGACACGAGTGGAATCCGTCAACCTTTCTGCTTGAACAGAGAAGCTGCAGTAAGTCTATGGCCACTTTCCCTAGATGTCATTACATCAATTAAACCATTGGTACATTGTCGATTGTCTATTGCCTATCTAGAGCTTTCCGTGTGGGTGGGGTGGGGTCAAATGTAGCGGTCAGTAGTGTAACTAGTCCTGAAATGCCTCTATGCAGATGACCAACTGGGTAAACtgctttttctaaatatttgatcTGATGTATCTATTATTGCACTTAAGCCGTAGTGAAGTTGGTGACTGCTGTATTGGTTGAAGAGTCATTAAAATGTGTTGTCCACCCAACTCCATGCAAaatgccaaattgaacaccccaTGGTTTGAGGGTAACGGTGAAGATCACTATCTTGGGAGAATGGTAAAGGACAGAGAGCAGAAGTCTCTTATCAAGATCATTATTTTTGACTTGTATAGaatatttgctgctttattgCTTACAATAACTTGTTCTTATAGGTCGTGATCAAGCAAATTTAACTGGTCAGCGTCTGGCTAATTTGGGTTATAAATACAATCAGATAACTAACTCTACAATGACTAGGGCCAAAGAGACATCGGAAATAATTGGCAAGCATCTGGAGGgtaagaatataaataatatttactttaaaagtacACCAGTCTAAGGTGTGTTATCACATGTTTGACTCCTTAACCAAAAATGCTCTGTTCACAATATTGGTGTGAATAAACTTCCTCTGTAGCACCCCTTTAGTTGGGGTGTTCTCCCTTGTTGATGTAAAGTTCTACCTGTCAACAGAAGAAGCATTCTAGAGAGGGGATGGTTACTTACCACCAGTATGTTTGGCTTTCATTTTGGTGGGTGTTCAAAGGGGTAAATTTGGGATGGGAAAACTAAGTGTTTGAGGCTGGATGGTCCAAGACCCCCAGGTCTGGTTCAGTCCTGGACTGATGTCAATCACAGTTGGGGGAAATAACCTGTTTTTTAACCTGTGAGGGACCTGCACAAGGATGCCACAGGGAACAAGAACTTGCATGTGCTTGGAGGACTGGGACAGACATTTATTGGGACATTTACTCCAATGGGAGCCTCTAAAGGTAATGCAACCAGGGAAGCTGAAACTTGGATATAGCTGACCTATGTTTCTTTAATGCAGCTTTTATTGGGGTTGTCTGGAGATCATTTTTTATATGGCGTAGCAATGCACACTATGGTTTTCTAGGCATATTTCATGGGCAGGGGTCCCTCCCGCATGAAAAATGGTTGTATGGAATAGTTGGTAAGggataacatttatattttaggccATTAACTGTAGAATCTTGATTGGCAGTCCTGAGGCACTACAGAAGGGTGTAGTTTATTGACTACATTAGTAAAAAGCAGGGACCTGGGGACAGTAGCACAAAAGggcatattatataaatataattgcgTGCAggtaaaatatatgcataaacgatttttatttttgaataaagctCCACCTAAGTTTAGATTCAGGATACATcgttattacaaaaaaaatagaccaAAACATAAGtgatgtgtctgtgtgtgtgtatatacttcAATGCAAGGAAGATTTCTAATATTTCAACATGTTTTGCAGGAGTGCTTATTCAAGGGATGTAGGATGGGGGTAGGTTAACTATTCTATTCATTGCAAAAGATGTAGCGACAGCAATGAGCATAAAGTTCTAAAAGTTACACAACTTAAACAAACCTTAACATCGCCTTACATCATGACCACGTAAATGCAGTTCCAAAATTATTCAGTATAGTGAAAGTGCCTAGTTCAAAAAAAGTAACCCACAATCCAGTACCTTCACCTTATGTATCACAAGTGGCAATTATATTTTGGCTACATGCCAGATTTCATCTACATTAGTGTTTAGGCCAGCTACCAATGTGTGCCATGTTCCTGAATTTACTGACCTGGAAGCATtggataatttattttgttcatcacAGGTGTAGAACGAACTAGTTCTGACTTGCTAAGAGAAGGGGCTCCTATTAGACCAGATCCACCAAGTCATCACTGGAAGCCAGATGCTGTGGTAAGTCCTCTCGACATTAACAATGGGGAACCCttacaataactttcaggtgttcagggaacccctgctatattgactatatccacagctcaaagtatatgagcatggtggtcagtgtctGGGAATAGAAGACTTTTCCCAATAGGAAGGAATAGCCAGAAAGATAATTGGTGAAGGAAAAAGCAGGCACTTAAAGAAAACCTCAGATTCTCCATAATTTGTGGACTACATGATGTGCTTTTGTTTTATGTAGGCACTTTCCTGTCACATTAAGGATGGTAAAATCGTGTCCAATGACCTCCATGCCATTCTAAGGATCAGACCAACCTGTCGTAAGCCTCATCTCCTGACTACATGTGACAAAGACTTTCTACTCCTACCTTCCCTTTAGACAGTGGTGAAACTAGATCTCTTAGACATTTGAGAATTTAAACTAGTTTGTGATGAATCCCTAACTTGTTTCCTATTTTGCACATTGTTAAATGCTTAATCATTTCCTTCTCCAGTATTTTGATGATGGACCACGTATAGAGTCTGCTTTCAGAAACTATTTTCATCGTGCTGACTATGAACAGAAAGAAGACACATATGAGATCATAGTCTGCCATGATAATGTTATCCGCTATATTGTTTGCAGGTAATGCCATCTGGTTTCCAAAGTGGAGGGAATCtttcacttaaaaaaacttaaaaatgatttttaatgctttaaagttGCAAATTTGACCCGTGGGTATGTCTACTGTGtaatagggggaggggggggggggtcataagatttcctttttataaagAACTAATTATATGTAAGCAGTGAGATTCTAGTTTGTCTTGACAAAACATCTGACagcttttacttttattacctaGGGCTCTTCAGCTTCCTCCTGAAGCTTGGCTACGCATGCATCTTCACCATGGCAGCATTACTGAACTTATGATTCACCACAATGGTAATGTAACTCTGAAGACTCTCGGTGATGCTGGGTATATGCCTGCCAATAAGCTCAGCAATTAACCTGGATGATGCTGGAGTAGGAATCAATACCATTGCCTCCTGATTGCAGAAACAGTGTTAACGTGCTCTCTGCTGTGACAGACTTAATGCAGGATGTTGCCTAACATGGTGGGGGGATACAAATCTTCTTGGCTTTCAGTCGGCACTATAGGAGATTACAATACAGAAAGTATGGTCACTGCTATATACAAGGAACACAATTCTTAATACCACAGACAGAGATGGAACTGCACTTTAATGCACTTGTTCAGTAACTTGATTACATGTATCtaaaatctagattttttttgcacacattttaatgtcttttgtatttatgtgtaagTCTTGTATTAAGCTGTGCTTGAGCA
This Pyxicephalus adspersus chromosome 6, UCB_Pads_2.0, whole genome shotgun sequence DNA region includes the following protein-coding sequences:
- the LOC140333793 gene encoding serine/threonine-protein phosphatase PGAM5, mitochondrial-like, coding for MFLCRVVVAAGGAAAAVVAAALVGQNGEDSSVATVHWPPSFTRRWNSNWDQREPISLINLNDLKNSKEEDLKRLLQKYKAKAGRHIFLVRHGQYNVEGDADSERVLTSLGRDQANLTGQRLANLGYKYNQITNSTMTRAKETSEIIGKHLEGVERTSSDLLREGAPIRPDPPSHHWKPDAVYFDDGPRIESAFRNYFHRADYEQKEDTYEIIVCHDNVIRYIVCRALQLPPEAWLRMHLHHGSITELMIHHNGNVTLKTLGDAGYMPANKLSN